TCGACGGCTGCTAGGCTATGTCTTTTTTTATGGTTTGGCGGTGGCGGCTTTGGCGGCCCTATTCCTCTGGGCCGATTGGTCCAAATACCTGAAATTAGACGGACTGAGCAGCATTTTCTCCTTTTTGGGGGTGGTTTTGAGCATCCTTTTGGTTTTTCGGACCAATACGGCCTATGACCGTTGGTGGGAGGGCCGCAAGCAATGGGGCGCCTTGGTCAATCACAGTAGAAACTTGGCCATTGTGGGACAGGTTTGCTTTCCCGAAGAGAATAAGGCCCTTCGCCATCGTTTGGCCCTGCTGATCAGCAATTTTTGTCTGGCCTTTAAGGAGCATTTGCGGGAGGGCGTGCGCCTAGAGGAGCTGATCGAATTGACTGCTAGAGATCGGCAATTGTATGCGGAGCAGCAGCATTTGCCCGCCTATATTTCGGCCCAAATTCAGCAGTTGGTGGTGCAGGCCTACCGTCGTGGCGAAATTCGGGAGCTGGACCAGCTCAATTTTAAGCCGCACACCCAAGCCCTACTCGATGTTTTGGGGGCCTGCGAACGCATCAAGAAAACGCCCATTCCCTTTTCTTATGAGATTTTTCTGCGGCTCTTTATTGTTTGCTATGCCCTGATTTTGCCCTTTGTGATTTTGCCCAATTTTGGTTTTTGGGGCCTGCCCGTGCTGATGCTGATTCTCTTTGCTTTTTTGGGCCTGGAGCTCATGGCGGCAGAGATTCAAGACCCTTTTGGTCGAGATTGCAACGATCTGCCTACTAGCGATATCTCCCATACTATTCGCAAGAATGTTTTTGAGATTTTAGAGGCCAAGCATGAAGAAGGGGTTCCTGCTAGCAATTATAGTAAGTTGTCTTAGGAGGAGGATTTGGGGCTGCCCCTACCGCTAGGTTGAAACCCAGCGCAAAGCGGTATCGCTTTGCGAAGCTACACAAAATGAGGGTTGAAACCCTCATAAATTATCGGTCGGGTCGGGCCATTGCGCAGCTCGCAGGTCTGCTCGGCCCTGCGTCGCTTTGCTCCTTGGTCTGCCGCCTTCGGCGGCCCTGCTACAGCCCCTCAGCCTGCGGGCCTTCGGCCCTTTTTAGCTGTAGGTTGAAAGCTTGGGCCAAGCCGCCAAAGCAGAACGCCCAAGCCAAACCGCTCCGATGAGCGGCCCAGCGCTGCGGAGGGGTGGCCGAAGGCCAGACCGAGCTTTTGAGCAAAGCGAAAAAGCGAAGGGCCGAACAGGCCTGTGAGCCCCGCAGCATAGCGGCGGCCAGCAAAGCTGGCCGCGGGCCCCAAAAAAAATAAAAAAATTTTACGCTCCTAAACAGCTGATAAAAAACAACTTAACAGGCGAGTAAAAAATAAATTCAGAAAAAAAGCGGCTAAAAATGAAAAAAGATTTGCGAGATCCAAAAAGCTGCCTTATATTTGCAACGTCGAAAATGATAAGCGGATGTGGTGAAATTGGTAGACACGCTAGACTTAGGATCTAGTGCCGCAAGGTGTGTGGGTTCGAGTCCCTCCATCCGCACCAATTTAGAAAGTGCAAATTCTGATGGGATTTGCGCTTTTTTTTTGTGCAAAACCAAAGATCGGCCTTAAATCTATGCCTAGAATTAAGACAACTTCAGTATCTTTGGGCCACTTTTGGGGAAAATCCCTAAAATTAAGATTTGATTATTAAGTTATTAAAGACTAGACACGATGCCAGTTGCAACGCATACGTTTAATGAGGGGGAGCAGACCGTAGTGCTGCACCTGCAGATTGCCAAGAATGAATACATGAGCTTGGTGGATAAGAAGCTAAAGGAAGTTCGTAAAAACTTTCAGCAGCCCGGTTTCCGCCCCGGCAAAGCCCCTATGGGCCTATTGCGTAAGAAGTTTGGGAACGAAATCCTTTGGGATGAGGTGAACAAGCTTTTGGACCAAGAAGTACGTGCTTTCATCCAAGAAAAAGAACTCAAGGTATTGGGTAACCCCATGCCTCAGAATAGCCTAGAAACCAACATCAACAAACCTGTAGATGTACAACTAGATATTGAGATTGGCTATATGCCCAAGCAAGAGATTGTTGGCATTAGCGAAGAAACCGCTTTTCCTTTCTACAAAGTAGAAATGAGCGAAACAGAACTAGCTGAAGAGATCGAGGCACAGCGCAAGCAGCGTAGCCAAGACCTAAGCGAAGATGCTACAGATATCCAAGACAACGATCTTTTGGAAATCAAAGTAGTGGCTAACAATGAGGGAGCCTGGACCAATGAGTCGACTATGGTGGCTATGGACAAAGCTACTGCTGATGTACAAGCTCAACTCAAAGCCATTGAGGTAGGTGGAAGCATCGTTTGCAAATTGTCTGATTTGGATACCGCCCTCACGGCTGAGCGTCGTATGGGGATGTTCTTCCCCGAAGTAGAAACAGAAGAGGAAGACGTAGAAGTAACCGTTGAAGTACTCAAAGTAAAGCGTCAGATTCCTCGCGAATTGAATGAGGAATTCTTTGCTGAGCTTTTCCCTGAGGATGAAATCAAAACAGAAGAAGAATTTAAGGCCAAATTTGCTGAAATGGTGAGCGAGCAATTTGCTCCAGCCGCTAAGAGCATCTTCTTCCGCTATGTTTATGAGGAGTTGATGGAGAAAAACAACTTTGACCTTCCTGAGAAGTTCTTGCGCAAATGGCTAGAAGAAAGCCGTGAAGAAAAGCAAGAAGAAGTAAATGACGATAACTTTGCCGACTTTATGCGCCGTCTACGTTGGTCTTTGATCATCGATCAACTCACTAACGAGCACAATGTAGAAGTAAGCAAAGAAGAAGTAGAGCATGCTATCCGTATGGCTATCGCTCGTCAGTACAACTTCCAGATTCCTCCTTACCACCCCATCATGGACAGCCAAATCGAGAACTTGATGAAGGATGAGGCTACTGTTCGTCAGTTTGGAGAGCAAGTACAAGAACAAAAAGTATTTGATGCACTCCTTCCCCTCTTTGGCAAAGCCGAAGAAACTGTAGATGCCGCCAAATTTGACGAAATCTACAAGGCTCGCTTCGAGCAAAACGAAGAAGCTACAGAAGAAGTAGTGGAAGAAGTAGAAGCTGAAGAAGCTGAATAACTACTGTCACATATATAGGTATACTACCTAAGCTAAGAGCAGAACTACGAAATGTAGTTCTGCTCTTTTTTTACCTAAATGTTAAAATACATTGACAAAATGTTAACAAATAGGCTACCTTATTGCAAAAAGCTAAAAATCAGCCTTTTTTATTTTGAACATTTAAACAATATCTTAATTTTGTACTTATAGAAAATGCTGTTGCATTTTCAGCAGTAGAACTCCACGACCATGCCCCCTCACAAAACAAACTGCTATGCCTACACCAGTCAACAAAAGTTATCATTTTTCTGATGAGGAAACTGAGATTCAGTTTCAGTTTAAAGACCTGCGCAAAATTGTTTTAGACCTTCGTGCCCTTAATCATGAGCTTAGGCAAAAAATTGTTCAGCTGCTTTTAGCCAATGGCCCGATGACCGTCACCCAGCTCTACGTTAAGCTAAGAATTGAGCAATCTGTGGCCTCTCAGCATTTGGCAATTCTTAGAAAAGCCAATATTGTTGTGGCCGAAAGAGAAGGTAAGTTTATTCATTACCACATCCATCAAGAACAACTAGATCGCATTAAAGCCCTCTTAGTTGGCCTCCAATAAATGTTTGTCCACTCTTCCAAAACCACCATCATTATGGCCGCATCTACCTTTCTCAATGAAAATATGAACCCCTTCAATTTGAAATACCTAGATCAAGCAAACCAAACTATCCGCGCCTTGGCGCATGCCCTTCGTCTGGATATTCTATCTTATATTGACCAACATCCAGGCACCAATGTCAATAGTATTTATAATGCTTTAGAACTCGAGCAATCAATTACCTCTCAGCATTTGCGCATTCTTCGCCAAGCAGAACTGGTCAATTGTGTGCGAGAAGGAAAACAGATTCTCTATAGTCTTAACTACCCCAGACTGCATTCGTTACAGTCTGCGATCCAAGAATTTTTAAAATGATGCCCTTTTCTTAGGGCCCAAGAAAACAAAAAGCTCCTGCGAGAATCTCGCAGGAGCTTTTTCTGGTCCAAAATGAAGCTCTCGCTAAAAGCGCTCCTTAAAGTCCAAACGGTTTTTGTCTTTTTGGTAGATGCTCGTCTTAACGCTACGCTTGCCCGTTTTGCTATCTACAGACTCTTGCTCGAAGCGCAAAAGTTCGTTTTTATAGGATAAGCGCCCCCCTAAGTTTTGGCCAAAGTCTTCACCTACTTGCAAGAGATAACTCAAGCTCTCTACTTTGGCGCCCTTTTTCTTAAAGGAAACCGCATCTACGGTAATCATTTTTCCAGCCTCTTTTTTGCTGGCATAAAGCAATACCCAGCCCTTTTTTAAGGCAATTTTCCCCAAAGGAAAGTAATTGGTCCCGGCAGGAATATAGCCCAAACCCAATTTGGCCACTTCTGAAGCAGGCAAGGCCTGCGCCGATTGACTACAGATTTTTTCTAGTTGCTCGGCCTCTAAACTGCCCGAAAAATCTTTAAAATGGCCCAATAAAACCTCATCAATTTGTGCAGAAAGCCCTAGGCTCAATAACATGCTCAAAGAAAATAATAGGAAGTTTTTCATCTTTTCGTTTTTTTATACGTTTCCTACAAAAAGAAGGCCTACTCATAGATTAAGTCTACATAAATAGGCAAATGATCGCTAAATCCACCCAAAAACTTGGGCCCTCCATAGGTCCGAAAAGGCTGCAAGCCCATATACGCCCGATCTTCTTCTAGTAAAAAACGAGCAGAAAAAATTTGTGCCCCCAAAGGAGTAGCCCGCAAACGCCCTTTTCGGCTTTCCTGAACCAAAGGCGTAGACACCACCATATGGTCTAAGGTGCCCCAATGCCCTCTAAATTTATGCGAGCCCAATTGCCAATTCTTAGAAAGGGCATGCATATAATTATACATATCGCCCGGCCCCAAATCTTCTTTTTCGGGCACAGCACGCAAAACTTCGGTCAATGAAATATTTTCGGCCTCATCGTTAAAATCTCCCATAACGGCTATCTTGGCCTCCGGGCTCGCCTTGTAAATAGAATCTATTTTGGCCCGAACCAAACCGGCCACAAAAACCCGCTTGGGCTCGCTGGCCGCCTGTCCCCCTCTTCGAGAAGGCCAGTGATTGACAAAAATGTGCAGGCTGTCTTTGCTCCCCAATACTTTGCCGCAAACATAAAGGACATCCCGAGTTTTAACGGCCGTATCAAATGGAAAAACCACCCGAATAGGCTCATGATGCAAGACCTCAAATTTGTCGGAGCGATAAATAAAGCCTACATCAATTCCCCGCCGATCAGGCGATTCTTCATGCACAATTTTATAGCGAAATTTCTGCAAAGGGGTCAAACGAAGCAGATCTTCCAATACTTTTCGGTTTTCTAGCTCACAAAATCCCACCATTTCGGGCGGGCCGCCCCAGCCCCCTAGGGCCGTCAACACCTTATAAATATTGCTCAATTTCTGTTTATAACGGAAATAGCTCCAGCCCTTCAGGCCCCTTGGCGTAAACTCATCGTCTCGTTTTTTGGGGTCATCT
This genomic interval from Saprospira grandis contains the following:
- a CDS encoding bestrophin family protein; translated protein: MIIYKPSGSFFRDIRHFNRTLVIRRLLGYVFFYGLAVAALAALFLWADWSKYLKLDGLSSIFSFLGVVLSILLVFRTNTAYDRWWEGRKQWGALVNHSRNLAIVGQVCFPEENKALRHRLALLISNFCLAFKEHLREGVRLEELIELTARDRQLYAEQQHLPAYISAQIQQLVVQAYRRGEIRELDQLNFKPHTQALLDVLGACERIKKTPIPFSYEIFLRLFIVCYALILPFVILPNFGFWGLPVLMLILFAFLGLELMAAEIQDPFGRDCNDLPTSDISHTIRKNVFEILEAKHEEGVPASNYSKLS
- a CDS encoding trigger factor; the encoded protein is MPVATHTFNEGEQTVVLHLQIAKNEYMSLVDKKLKEVRKNFQQPGFRPGKAPMGLLRKKFGNEILWDEVNKLLDQEVRAFIQEKELKVLGNPMPQNSLETNINKPVDVQLDIEIGYMPKQEIVGISEETAFPFYKVEMSETELAEEIEAQRKQRSQDLSEDATDIQDNDLLEIKVVANNEGAWTNESTMVAMDKATADVQAQLKAIEVGGSIVCKLSDLDTALTAERRMGMFFPEVETEEEDVEVTVEVLKVKRQIPRELNEEFFAELFPEDEIKTEEEFKAKFAEMVSEQFAPAAKSIFFRYVYEELMEKNNFDLPEKFLRKWLEESREEKQEEVNDDNFADFMRRLRWSLIIDQLTNEHNVEVSKEEVEHAIRMAIARQYNFQIPPYHPIMDSQIENLMKDEATVRQFGEQVQEQKVFDALLPLFGKAEETVDAAKFDEIYKARFEQNEEATEEVVEEVEAEEAE
- a CDS encoding ArsR/SmtB family transcription factor produces the protein MPTPVNKSYHFSDEETEIQFQFKDLRKIVLDLRALNHELRQKIVQLLLANGPMTVTQLYVKLRIEQSVASQHLAILRKANIVVAEREGKFIHYHIHQEQLDRIKALLVGLQ
- a CDS encoding ArsR/SmtB family transcription factor, producing the protein MAASTFLNENMNPFNLKYLDQANQTIRALAHALRLDILSYIDQHPGTNVNSIYNALELEQSITSQHLRILRQAELVNCVREGKQILYSLNYPRLHSLQSAIQEFLK
- a CDS encoding endonuclease gives rise to the protein MRYYLALLWCCASFWQLSAQADSSAARAAEEGALKLGLKNFDDGPRQGRAVRLTFYNVENLFDTEDDPKKRDDEFTPRGLKGWSYFRYKQKLSNIYKVLTALGGWGGPPEMVGFCELENRKVLEDLLRLTPLQKFRYKIVHEESPDRRGIDVGFIYRSDKFEVLHHEPIRVVFPFDTAVKTRDVLYVCGKVLGSKDSLHIFVNHWPSRRGGQAASEPKRVFVAGLVRAKIDSIYKASPEAKIAVMGDFNDEAENISLTEVLRAVPEKEDLGPGDMYNYMHALSKNWQLGSHKFRGHWGTLDHMVVSTPLVQESRKGRLRATPLGAQIFSARFLLEEDRAYMGLQPFRTYGGPKFLGGFSDHLPIYVDLIYE